In Helicobacter bilis, a genomic segment contains:
- a CDS encoding thiamine pyrophosphate-dependent enzyme, whose amino-acid sequence MTKEIKNLKQFSKSAERFEGAHLLCPGCAHGMIVREVLNAVDGPIAIGNSTGCLEVSTAVYPHTSWNVPWIHIGFENGSTAICGAEAMYKALERKGKYKGQKPKFVAFGGDGATYDIGFQWISGCFERGHDFTYICLDNEVYANTGGQRSGSTPLGASTSTTPAGKVSYGKKQKKKDLLSIMAAHGSPYVAQVAPNKWKDMNAKIKKAIDTEGPTFINAMSACTTEWKFNSNHTVEMSDLAVDSLVFPLYEIIDGHELRITYRPKKVIPVRDYLAAQGRFKHLFKPENEHIIEQFQKDVDVRWELLQRREEAKL is encoded by the coding sequence CATGGTATGATTGTGCGGGAGGTTTTAAATGCAGTTGATGGACCAATAGCTATTGGAAACTCCACTGGCTGCCTAGAGGTTTCAACAGCGGTATATCCGCATACTTCATGGAATGTGCCATGGATTCATATCGGTTTTGAAAACGGCTCGACTGCGATTTGTGGTGCTGAAGCTATGTATAAAGCCCTTGAGAGAAAAGGCAAATACAAAGGACAAAAGCCTAAATTTGTAGCATTTGGTGGCGATGGTGCGACCTATGATATTGGATTCCAATGGATTAGTGGCTGTTTTGAAAGAGGGCATGATTTTACATATATTTGCCTTGATAATGAAGTGTATGCTAACACTGGCGGACAGAGAAGTGGCTCTACACCACTTGGGGCTAGCACTTCCACAACACCAGCAGGAAAAGTAAGCTATGGTAAAAAACAAAAGAAAAAAGACTTGCTAAGCATTATGGCAGCACATGGAAGCCCCTATGTCGCACAAGTCGCACCAAATAAATGGAAAGATATGAATGCTAAGATAAAAAAGGCGATTGACACAGAAGGACCTACTTTTATCAATGCTATGAGTGCTTGCACGACTGAATGGAAATTTAACTCAAATCACACCGTTGAAATGAGTGATTTAGCCGTAGATAGCCTTGTATTCCCATTGTATGAAATCATTGATGGGCATGAATTGCGTATCACTTATCGCCCTAAAAAAGTCATTCCGGTTAGGGACTATCTAGCCGCACAAGGCAGATTCAAACATTTATTTAAACCAGAAAATGAGCATATCATCGAGCAATTTCAAAAAGATGTTGATGTTAGATGGGAGCTACTACAAAGAAGAGAGGAAGCAAAGTTGTAA